The following are encoded together in the Bos taurus isolate L1 Dominette 01449 registration number 42190680 breed Hereford chromosome 12, ARS-UCD2.0, whole genome shotgun sequence genome:
- the SPRYD7 gene encoding SPRY domain-containing protein 7 — MAASVFCCLRCCRDGGTGHIPLKEMPAVQLDTQHMGTDVVIVKNGRRICGTGGCLASAPLHQNKSYFEFKIQSTGIWGIGVATQKVNLNQIPLGRDVHSLVMRNDGALYHNNEEKNRLPANSLPQEGDVVGITYDHVELNVYLNGKNMHCPASGIRGTVYPVVYVDDSAILDCQFSEFYHTPPPGFEKILFEQQIF; from the exons ATGGCCGCCTCGGTGTTTTGCTGCCTGCGGTGCTGCAGAGATGGCGGGACGGGCCACATCCCTCTGAAGGAGATGCCGGCCGTGCAGCTGGACACGCAGCACATGG GAACTGATGTTGTCATTGTAAAAAATGGAAGACGAATATGTGGAACGGGAGGTTGTTTAGCCAGTGCACCTTTACATCAAAACAAAAGCTACTTCGAATTCAAAATCCAATCCACAG gaATCTGGGGTATTGGCGTTGCAACTCAGAAAGTTAACTTGAATCAGATCCCCCTTGGCCGAGATGTACACAGTCTGGTGATGAGAAATGATGGAGCCCTATACCACAACAATGAGGAGAAAAACAGACTGCCAGCAAACAGCCTTCCACAGGAGGGAGACGTGGTG GGTATTACATATGACCATGTAGaattaaatgtatatttgaaTGGAAAAAACATGCATTGTCCAGCATCAGGTATACGAGGGACAGTGTATCCAGTTGTTTATG tTGATGACAGTGCAATTTTGGATTGCCAGTTCAGTGAATTTTATCATACTCCTCCACCTGGTTTTGAAAAGATATTATTTGAACAGCAGATCTTctga